The sequence below is a genomic window from Anaerocolumna chitinilytica.
TGAATTTTTGGCAAATATCGTCCTTCCTGATGGTTCCCTGGTAGGTAATTTCATGAGGCCGCAGATAGAGCAGGTATACAGTTCCGGGAATATGCCGGCATTATTGCCAATGATGTAAATAATTGACGAACATTGACAACTGAATATTGATAGTTGGTAGAAAATGGTGTATATATATATTATACAAATAGGGGGGATTTATGGCATTAATAAGCGGGCTAATAAATAGTAATGTATTTAATGTTTTCCTTGGAGCTATCGTTACATTTATGTTCACATATTTTTTAAATATTAAAAATCAAGGAATGAGCTATAATCAGAAAGTTGTTGATAAACGTTTTGAAGCTTATGAAGATATAGTTGATACTATATCTGAATTAGGTCATTCAATAACAGCTACTGATGTAAATACTTTACCTTCACAGTGCATATTCTTAAATGAAAAGAAAAATCTTAGGATAAGCCTTGCTATACCATATATTTTTATGACAAAAAGTGATTTGATTGAATACTCTATAAATTTACAAAAATGTTGTAGTAAAAATGTTTTGTGGATAGATAATAAAGTGTCCGCTGAATTGGACTTTATTAATGATTATCTACTTAATATCTGGAAGATAGTTGAAGATAGAAGTGACGATGATCTGAAAATTTTAGGAATTGTATTGCATCAGGAATTGATTAATTTTTATATTAGCGTGAATAATATAATTCAGGAGGATATTTATGGTGGAAAAATAAGAAAACTTAAATCAATCAAGTATACGATTAAAGTTAACAATAGGAGATATAGACTTTTAAATACAAGCTTGTATAAAATAGGGTTGAGCGACTTAAATAAATGGTTTGGGGATTTATATCAATGTCAAGAGTGTCATTATGTAGAATGCGGTAAGAAATGTCCATTGGCTACATATAGGTTTATAAATAAGAATTAACTAAAACTACCAACTATCAAATCAGTTGGTAGTTTTTTTGTACCCAGAATTAAGGAGGAAAGCATGAAAGATAAAATCAAAGGATACATAGAACTGTTGTTTCAGGCTATTTTACTTGGCGCAGGAGTAATGATTGGAATGACTATTATAACAGCTGTGGCAAAGCTCCTTTAAGACAGAGGAGTGGCCAGCAGGTTATCCTACTGGCCGATTTATGAAAAAAATTTATGTTAGCAAGGTGGGGAACCTTGTTTTACGCTATGGATATAGTATACCGTTCATATGTGTACGGGGTATGACCGGTTATTGAAAAGTTTGTGAACAGAAGGAGGGGGTTTATTGACAGAAAAGGAATTAAGCCAGTATAAGGCTATAAAGAATGAAATAGCAGACTTGAACCGGCGCATAGCTGAAGCGAAGGAAGCTGAGATTGTACCGTTCGGGACAGTGAAGGGATCGAGCAAGTATTTTCCATATACTCCCCAGACCTTCAAGGTTGCAGGGATAGATCCTGCGGACGCCAAACAGAGGCAGGAAGAAATATCAGAGCTGTTAAGGTTGCGTGAGATTCAGAGGGATGAATTACTAAAGAAACAGGTAGAGATAGAGCAGTACATAATAGGAATTCAAGATAGTACAACTAGGACAATCTTCCGGATGTTTTACATTGATGGGCTAAGTCAGTGGGAGATAGCTAAGAAGCTAGGGTATGAAAGAAGTACCATATCTCAAAAAAAAAGACGATATTTAAATATAGTATTATCCCAAAAATAGTAGAATAATATTGATAAATGGTAACATTTGTATTAAACTTATTTATATATTTTAACTTTGGGGAGGCTTTTATGCAAGATCTGACTGTGCGTTCAGAAAGTATACAAAGAATTTATAGTTTTTATATTAATGATAAGTTATTAGTGAATCGAAGATATCAACGAAAACTTGTTTGGACTATAGATGAGAAGGCTGCTTTCATTGATTCTATACTTAAAGAATATCCAGTGCCTTTATTTTTATTAGCGGAAGATACAAAAGAGCAAGGATCTATATTTGAGATCATCGATGGCATGCAAAGATTGGATGCAATTACATCATTTATAGAAGGGCAGTTTTCTGTAGAAGGGAAATACTTTGATCTGGACTCTATGGCAGAGAGTAAACTACTTTTAGATAATGGAGGACTTATACAGAAAACCCCTAAGTTAGAAAGGAATATATGTTCTAATATATTCGCATCATATGTGCTTCCATTATCTATTTATAAAAAAGAAAGTGAAGAACAAATAGATGAAATTTTCCGAAGAATAAATTCTAATGGGAAGCATCTATCAAGACAAGAAATAAGGCAGGCGGGTTCAGTGTCAAAGTTTGCTGAATTAGTAAGACTAATATCATCTGAAATCAGAGGAGATGTATCATTAGAAAATAGATTATTACTAAATGACATGAAAAAAATAAGCATAACAAATAAAGATTTAGAGTACGGAATAAATGTTGATAATGTTTTTTGGGTAACTAATTCTATAATTAGACGTGAAAAAGTAAGAGAATCAAAGGATGAAGAAATAGTTGCAGATATTTTAGCTTATGTCTTACTGGATGAGAAACCCTTATCTAGTAGTAATGCTCTTGATGACTTTTATGGATTTAATTCTGAAAACAAAAAGAGTAAAGAGTTAGACGAAAAAATAAAAATTAGAGGTATAGATAAAATAAAATCTGAATTTTTTACAGTATACGATATAATCAAAAGTGTCGTAAATTTTTCAAATCAAAAATTACAACAACTTATGTTTAAAGAGAAAAGCTCAGATCAAATACCTAGATATTTTCAAATAGTATTTTTAGCACTGTACCAATTGGCTGTATTTCAAAATAAAAAAGTCAGCTCAATTGCCAGATTAGCTGAAGTATTTCAGGGCATAGGTAATCATATAAGCTTAGGACAAGGAGGTGGCAATTGGAGCGCCAAGGAAAGAGAAACAAACATTGAAGGTGTTGTAGGTATATTAAATAAATGTTTTATTAAGAATTTAGAAGATCCTGCTATGTTAAAATGGAGCACTGAGTTAGAGACAATATTAAGACAATCCACTACTGAGCAAACTTGTTTTGATTTTAAGATTGGCTTTACATCCTTATCTAAAAGAGAGTTTGTAGATAAAACTTTTGATAAAGTTGTAAAAACATTGACTGCAATGGCTAATAAAGGGAAGGGAAGTGTCGGTTATGTAATAATAGGTGTAGCTGATAAAAATATAGATGCTGAAGAACTGGAAAAAATCACTGGTGAAAAATCTATACAATGTGGAAATTTTAAAATCACAGGAATTAATCATGATATGGAATTTTTAAATATTACTGATGATAAATATTACCAATATATAATACAAAAGTTAGATAAGCAACCTATTTCTCCTAAATACAAATCCTCAATTGGAAATTTAGTTAGGTTTATGTCATATGGTAATAAAAAAGTTATCATTTTTAAAATAAATGCTTTAGATGAACCTGCTTTTTATGATAATAAATATTATGAACGTAAAGGTGCAAATATCGCAGAAATTGAAATGACTCGTGTAGTGGAATTGACCAAAAGATTTCTTTAAGATGTCACACAAATCACAATATAATATGGTATATTGTTAATATGGAGGATTAAGATAATTTTTAAAGATACTTTTTGGTAAAAAGAGTAAGTATAATTTAGGTACTTGAGTGTTATTTTCAAGTACCTTTTTGAATGCAATAATTGAAAACGAGGTGAGCCTTGATGGCATTAACAGATAAACAGAAGTTGTTTGCAGATGAATATTTGATAGACCTTAATGCTAGCAGGGCTTATTAGAAAATCAATAAACTTTATTAATCAGAACATGTCTGAAACATAGTATTTGTCTTTCTGTTGAAAAAAATTGTAAATAGGTATATAATGGGGAAAATACCAATTAGGAGAATTTATGGGAGAGATAAGGGAATCGAAAGAGAAATGCTTCGTTATTATGCCAATAAGTGATCAAGAGGGGTATCCTTCAGGGCATTTCCAAAAGGTGTATGACCAGATATTAAAACCAGCTATAGAAGAAGCTGGGTACGTTGCATATAGAGTTGATGAGAATAAGATATGCGACCCCATAATTAACAAAATATTTGATGCTATTCAAAATTGTGAAATGGCTATATGTGATTTAAGCTCTAAAAATCCGAATGTATTATATGAATTGGGTTTGCGGCAAGCTTATGATAAACCAGTTGTTTTGCTTCAAGATACACGAACTGAAAAAATATTTGATGTTGGAGGCATAAATACTGTTTTTTATAATGATAGCAGATTATACGAAGATGTCATTGATGCAAGGAATAAAATTCGAGATGCAATAATTGCGACAAGAGATGGTCAAGGATTAGGCGGATCAATTGTTAAAGTAGTAAAAGCTGGAGTGGCTAATGTAAGTGCAGATGCCATAACACAAGATGAGAAATTACAAATAATATTAAATTCTATAAAAAATGATCTACAGCAAATAAAGGAAACTAATAGAAACATTACATTTAGAGCACAAGAGGATGAAATCTATTCCCTTTGTAGAGAGGTAATTGATTCAATAGATTTACTTACAAACAACGAATTGGCCCAAAAATATGATAGAATAATGTTCTTTGATAAAAAAAATACAAATTTAATTGACGAAAGAACAAAAAATTTAATAACTAAGGTTGACCATTTAGTACAAAATCGTTGGGATAGAGAAATAAGAATTTTAAAAGAAAAAAATGTTATAAATGAATAGTGCAAACTAAAAATAATCAGAGGCGTATTAATGGACGAAAAAAGCAGATTACATATTAGATATATTGTTATAATAGCAATAATAATCACTTTAGGGTCACTTGTTTTAGCAGGTTATGATAATCAATCTTTTGTAGGACAATTTTCCTTTGCAAGTACAATTACTTCAATAGTCCTTTCTGTTGTAGCTATTTGGATGAGTATATCTGGAGAACGTACAACCAATGAAATCAAAACCAAAATAATAGATGCTACTGATAGGTTAGATAATGCAGTAATAAATGTACAGGATATTAATAAAACATTTGATAAAAGTTTTAAAGAAAAAGTGGAATCTATACAAAATATTCATACTGAATTTAGTAATGTTGTTTTGGAATTGGAAAGTGTAAAAAGTGAGGTGGTTTCAACTAAAGAGTACGTGCAAGAAGCGTTTGACTTTAATAAAATTACATTGTCTAAACAAAATACTAGTGAACAATATACTGATGATGAATATATAAGATTAGTAAAAAACATACAACTTCTTGCAAATTCACAGCCTGCTTTAGATGTTCTTAACAAATCGATTTTGTATGTTATTGAAACAAGGGAGGCGAGAGGTGTCGGTGAAGTTACTCTTGAATCATTTATTGATTTTTATCGAAAATTAATTAATGTTGATGTATTAAATGATTTATTTAATGTTGGAATAATATGGTCAGCTGTTAAATTATTAAATATAACAGGTTTACTTGAATCACCAACAGCGGTTGAAAAAGTTAAGAAAATTTTAATATAAGTATAGTAATAAGCATCCTTCGGGGTGCTTTTTCTCTAATTGTATTTACAGTTTTTAAGATAATATATTTCTACCACAAAAATGTGACTAAATGCTAATATAAGAATGTGTAATGTAGGAGGAACAGCTAATGACAATAATTAATGAAATAAATATAGGAGAAGCAATTATAGGCTTATTGTCCATAGTGACTGCGTCATTGATAGCAGTATTAACAGTATATTATGAATCTAGAAAAACCGAAAAAAGGGAAAACAAGTATAAATCTGATGAGATTAGAAGAGAATTTTTAAGTAAACTTTTGACCGAATACAATATACTCTTGCAAATGTTATATGAATGGCGTAAAGAAATATTCATTTTTGAATCATCAAATTTGAGTAAAGAAGAGAATATGAATCATTATAATCTAAGTGGCGAAATGCAAATTAAGATGTATTGTCAGAGCGATTATTTATTAAGTTATTACAATTGTTCAAAAATAATATTGGAAATAGATATAGATGTTGATGAACAAAGAGAAGTTATAGAGCAAAGGTTTACTGAAATCAATAATAAGTTGTTAGAAATTATTAAGTATAAAAATGATAATAAGGATGAAAAAGTAAGACAATTAACTGAAGAAGCTATTGCTAAATACAACAGTATTACTAATTTATTAGGAAAGAATATTGTTACAATTACTAATAAAATTAACTCATATCTACTAAAATAACATTGAAGATTTTTAGTAGGATATTTTATTAATAAGTTGGAAACGAGGTGGGACCTGATACATAAAAAATAACAGAAGTTATTTGCAGATGAATATTTGATAGACCCTAAGGCCACCATGGCAACCAGAAAAAATTGCTATAATCTTATATTTTACAATTTAACAGTCTGTTATTAACATATTTATGATTTATTCTTGAGAGGGATATCAGTTATTGATATTTCTCTTTTAGTGAGGAGGTGTTCGCCATTAATACTGTAGAGCCAATAAGAGATATTAACCTGATCTCAGACATTGCTGATTTCTTAAAGATAAGAAGTGAAAGGGATTTCGTAATGTTTATGTTTGGTATATATTCAGGATTGCGTATTTCAGATATATTGAAGTTTAGAGTACGTGATGTAAGGGATAAGCATTATCTCATGATAAGAGAACAGAAGACTAAGAAAGAAAAGAAATTTGCTATGAATGATGAACTAATCCCTATTATTGATGAATATATAGAAGATAAAAAAGATTATGAATATTTATTTAAATCTAGGCAAGGTAAGAATGAACCTATTACCAGACAACAAGCTTACAACATTCTAAAAGAAGCTGCAGCTGCTTTTGGATTAATGGCAATTGGAACACATACGCTCCGTAAAACATTTGGCTATCATATGTACCAGCAAACAAAGGATATTGTTACTATTAAAGAAATATTGAATCACAGCGATATATCAATAACCTTGAGATATATCGGTATAAATCAAGATATAAAGGATTCCACAATGAAACGATTATCATTTAAACCTACTAAGAAAAAGTAGGCTTTTTATTTTTACCTTTTATCTATAAAAACGGAACCCCAAATAAGAATACTTATGAGTTTGACATATTGAGCGAGTGTTAAAGTGAATATGAAGAATTTAATGAATTATATAGAAGCAACACAAAATAATGAGTTTTACACAATATTAAGATATGACAAATTCATGGACTGTATAATGTAAAATTATTATCCAATATTATAGATTTATGTAAAAATATAGTGTATAAAATATATATAAACTAATATAGGGGGAGAGTTATGATAAAAAAACTTTACAAGCAATACAAACTTTACCTGGTATTATTAATCCTAATTTTAATGGCATTTTTATTATGGAAGCTTAATGGTCCGAGTGGAAATATTGGTGACTTTGGGTTGAATTTATTTACTGAGCTAATAGGTATTTTCATTACAGTAGCATTAGTAGAAAGAATAATTAGCAAACAAAAATCTAAAGAAATGATACCTGTTAAGGCCGCTGTGTACAGAGAGATTCAAGTATTGATGTCTAGAATCATAGGGTTTTGGGCTGAAGTTTATGATTGTTCAGTACCTGGAGATAATCCACAAAATGTAAGAGATTTACTTAATGCTGATTGTTTTCAAAAGATGCGTATAAATCTAAATATGGATAGCAATGCTAATGTATATCCTGAAACTACATGGTGGAATTGGTTTGAAAGTAATGGAAAGGAATTTCAAGATAGATGTAACGCTATATTAAATCGTTATTTTATATATCTTGAACCCAATCTATATAAAGAACTACACTATCTTCTTAATGACAGCCTTCTGTT
It includes:
- a CDS encoding tyrosine-type recombinase/integrase: MFMFGIYSGLRISDILKFRVRDVRDKHYLMIREQKTKKEKKFAMNDELIPIIDEYIEDKKDYEYLFKSRQGKNEPITRQQAYNILKEAAAAFGLMAIGTHTLRKTFGYHMYQQTKDIVTIKEILNHSDISITLRYIGINQDIKDSTMKRLSFKPTKKK
- a CDS encoding GmrSD restriction endonuclease domain-containing protein, whose amino-acid sequence is MQDLTVRSESIQRIYSFYINDKLLVNRRYQRKLVWTIDEKAAFIDSILKEYPVPLFLLAEDTKEQGSIFEIIDGMQRLDAITSFIEGQFSVEGKYFDLDSMAESKLLLDNGGLIQKTPKLERNICSNIFASYVLPLSIYKKESEEQIDEIFRRINSNGKHLSRQEIRQAGSVSKFAELVRLISSEIRGDVSLENRLLLNDMKKISITNKDLEYGINVDNVFWVTNSIIRREKVRESKDEEIVADILAYVLLDEKPLSSSNALDDFYGFNSENKKSKELDEKIKIRGIDKIKSEFFTVYDIIKSVVNFSNQKLQQLMFKEKSSDQIPRYFQIVFLALYQLAVFQNKKVSSIARLAEVFQGIGNHISLGQGGGNWSAKERETNIEGVVGILNKCFIKNLEDPAMLKWSTELETILRQSTTEQTCFDFKIGFTSLSKREFVDKTFDKVVKTLTAMANKGKGSVGYVIIGVADKNIDAEELEKITGEKSIQCGNFKITGINHDMEFLNITDDKYYQYIIQKLDKQPISPKYKSSIGNLVRFMSYGNKKVIIFKINALDEPAFYDNKYYERKGANIAEIEMTRVVELTKRFL
- a CDS encoding DUF1492 domain-containing protein, whose protein sequence is MTEKELSQYKAIKNEIADLNRRIAEAKEAEIVPFGTVKGSSKYFPYTPQTFKVAGIDPADAKQRQEEISELLRLREIQRDELLKKQVEIEQYIIGIQDSTTRTIFRMFYIDGLSQWEIAKKLGYERSTISQKKRRYLNIVLSQK
- a CDS encoding terminase small subunit, with product MALTDKQKLFADEYLIDLNASRAY